Proteins encoded within one genomic window of Micromonospora halotolerans:
- a CDS encoding MoaD/ThiS family protein, which produces MAIEVRIPTILRSYTGGAKVVEGSGDTLGDLLADLDSRHAGLRARLVTDAGALHRFVNVYVNDEDVRFLGALDAKLNDGDSVTILPAVAGGAFGFAAAAAIAQHSAAAAAIAQHSAAAAVTAQHGAAAARAARR; this is translated from the coding sequence ATGGCCATCGAGGTTCGCATCCCCACCATCCTGCGCAGCTACACCGGCGGCGCGAAGGTCGTCGAGGGCAGCGGCGACACCCTGGGCGACCTGCTCGCCGACCTGGACTCCCGGCACGCCGGCCTGCGGGCCCGGCTGGTCACCGACGCCGGCGCGCTGCACCGGTTCGTCAACGTCTACGTCAACGACGAGGACGTCCGCTTCCTCGGCGCGCTCGACGCCAAGCTCAACGACGGCGACAGCGTGACCATCCTGCCGGCCGTGGCCGGTGGCGCGTTCGGCTTCGCCGCGGCGGCGGCGATCGCGCAGCACAGTGCCGCGGCGGCGGCGATCGCACAGCACAGTGCCGCGGCGGCGGTGACCGCGCAGCACGGTGCCGCCGCGGCACGCGCAGCGCGTCGCTGA
- a CDS encoding PLP-dependent cysteine synthase family protein: MARYDSLLDASGGTPLVGLPRLSPTVPDGAPPVRLWAKLEDRNPTGSIKDRAALFMVRAAEEAGRLRPGDTILEPTSGNTGISLAMVAKLRGYRLVCVMPENVSTERVQLLRMYGAEIIFSPAAGGSNQAVATAKQIAAEHPDWVMLYQYGNEANARAHYETTGPELLHDLPTITHFVAGLGTTGTLMGTGRYLREKVDGIQVVAAEPRYGELVYGLRNIDEGYVPELYDATVLSRRFSVGTRDAVLRTRQLVEVEGIFAGFSTGAILHAALAVAHEAVREGRRADVAFVVCDGGWKYLSTGAYGGTLADAEDALEGQLWA, from the coding sequence ATGGCACGGTACGACAGCCTGCTCGACGCCAGCGGCGGCACGCCCCTGGTCGGGCTGCCACGGCTCTCGCCGACGGTCCCCGACGGCGCGCCGCCGGTGCGGCTGTGGGCGAAGCTGGAGGACCGGAACCCGACGGGCAGCATCAAGGACCGGGCGGCCCTGTTCATGGTCCGCGCGGCCGAGGAGGCCGGCCGGCTCCGCCCCGGTGACACGATCCTGGAGCCGACCAGCGGCAACACCGGCATCTCGCTGGCCATGGTGGCCAAGCTGCGTGGCTACCGGCTGGTCTGCGTGATGCCGGAGAACGTCTCCACCGAGCGGGTCCAGCTGCTCCGGATGTACGGCGCGGAGATCATCTTTTCGCCGGCGGCGGGCGGCTCGAACCAGGCCGTGGCCACCGCCAAGCAGATCGCCGCCGAGCACCCGGACTGGGTGATGCTCTACCAGTACGGCAACGAGGCGAACGCGCGGGCTCACTACGAGACGACCGGGCCGGAGCTGCTGCACGACCTGCCGACCATCACGCACTTCGTGGCCGGCCTGGGCACCACCGGCACGCTGATGGGCACGGGGCGTTACCTGCGGGAGAAGGTCGACGGCATCCAGGTCGTCGCGGCCGAGCCCCGCTACGGCGAGCTGGTCTACGGGCTGCGCAACATCGACGAGGGCTATGTGCCCGAGCTGTACGACGCCACGGTGCTGTCCCGGCGCTTCTCGGTGGGCACCCGGGACGCGGTGCTGCGGACCCGGCAGCTCGTCGAGGTGGAGGGGATCTTCGCGGGCTTCTCCACCGGGGCGATCCTGCACGCCGCCCTCGCGGTGGCGCACGAGGCGGTCCGTGAGGGTCGCCGCGCCGACGTGGCCTTCGTGGTCTGCGACGGCGGCTGGAAGTACCTGTCGACCGGGGCGTACGGCGGCACCCTGGCGGACGCCGAGGACGCCCTGGAGGGGCAGCTCTGGGCCTGA
- the clpS gene encoding ATP-dependent Clp protease adapter ClpS, whose amino-acid sequence MAAPQVAPVETPDTDEVPVSDRPWVTIVWDDPVNLMTYVTWVFQKLFGYSREKAEQLMLDVHHKGKAVVSSGARERMEHDASQLHAYGLWATVDRS is encoded by the coding sequence ATGGCGGCTCCACAGGTTGCGCCGGTCGAGACGCCGGACACTGACGAGGTGCCGGTCTCCGACCGGCCATGGGTGACCATCGTCTGGGACGATCCGGTCAACCTCATGACGTACGTGACCTGGGTGTTCCAGAAGCTTTTCGGATACAGCCGGGAGAAGGCCGAGCAGCTCATGCTGGACGTGCACCACAAGGGCAAGGCGGTCGTCTCGAGCGGCGCCCGGGAGCGGATGGAGCACGACGCGTCGCAACTGCACGCGTACGGCCTCTGGGCGACGGTGGACCGGTCATGA
- a CDS encoding DUF2017 domain-containing protein, with the protein MSMFRRQGDRYAAIFAVDEVRVLRKVASEVVGLLTDGFDHGDPVVGRLFPEVYPDDAAGSAEFRRYTEGDLKTAKIDQAGAILAALPDGEAGGEVRLDAEAAEAWLRALNDARLAMGVRLEIKDGTDLGEELDDAVAEDPTSSRVFQLSVYAYLGYLQESLLNALID; encoded by the coding sequence ATGAGCATGTTCCGCCGGCAGGGCGACCGCTACGCGGCCATCTTCGCGGTCGACGAGGTCCGGGTGCTGCGCAAGGTCGCCTCCGAGGTGGTCGGCCTGCTCACCGACGGCTTCGACCACGGCGACCCGGTGGTCGGCCGGCTCTTCCCCGAGGTCTACCCGGACGACGCGGCGGGCAGCGCCGAGTTCCGCCGCTACACCGAGGGCGATCTCAAGACCGCCAAGATCGACCAGGCCGGCGCGATCCTGGCGGCGCTGCCCGACGGCGAGGCCGGCGGCGAGGTGCGGCTCGACGCCGAGGCGGCCGAGGCGTGGCTGCGCGCGCTCAACGACGCCCGGCTGGCCATGGGCGTCCGGCTGGAGATCAAGGACGGCACCGACCTGGGCGAGGAGCTGGACGACGCGGTCGCGGAGGACCCCACCTCGTCGCGGGTGTTCCAACTATCGGTCTACGCGTACCTCGGTTATCTCCAGGAATCCCTGCTCAACGCCCTGATCGACTGA
- a CDS encoding Mov34/MPN/PAD-1 family protein: MLSIDRSIIDAIVAHARRDHPDEACGVVAGPAGSDTPTRHIPMDNAARSMTFYEFDSMEQLRVWREMDDRDEEPVVIYHSHTATEAYPSRTDVSFAGEPGAHYLLVSTREPDTEEIRSFRIVDGVVTEEPVEIVAAVDPHAVQSYMFGQSPATVDYECSDR; this comes from the coding sequence GTGCTGAGCATCGACCGGTCGATCATCGACGCGATCGTGGCCCACGCGCGTCGGGACCACCCGGACGAGGCGTGCGGCGTGGTCGCCGGTCCCGCCGGCAGCGACACCCCGACCCGGCACATCCCGATGGACAACGCCGCCCGCTCCATGACCTTCTACGAGTTCGACTCGATGGAGCAGTTGCGGGTGTGGCGGGAGATGGACGACCGCGACGAGGAGCCGGTCGTCATCTACCACTCGCACACCGCGACGGAGGCCTACCCGTCCCGCACGGACGTGTCCTTCGCCGGGGAGCCGGGGGCGCACTACCTGCTCGTCTCGACCCGCGAGCCCGACACCGAGGAGATCCGCTCCTTCCGGATCGTCGACGGCGTGGTCACCGAGGAGCCGGTCGAGATCGTGGCTGCCGTGGACCCGCACGCCGTCCAGTCCTACATGTTCGGGCAGAGCCCGGCGACGGTCGACTACGAGTGTTCCGACCGCTGA